One region of Microbacterium rhizosphaerae genomic DNA includes:
- the rpmB gene encoding 50S ribosomal protein L28 has protein sequence MAAVCQVTGAVPGFGHNISHSHRRTKRRFDPNVQKKTYFVPSLGRKITLNVSAKGIKVIDARGIESVVKDLLAKGVKL, from the coding sequence GTGACCGGAGCGGTTCCCGGCTTCGGTCACAACATCTCGCACTCGCACCGCCGGACGAAGCGCCGCTTCGACCCGAACGTGCAGAAGAAGACCTATTTCGTGCCGTCGCTCGGCCGTAAGATCACGCTCAACGTGTCCGCCAAGGGCATCAAGGTGATCGACGCGCGCGGCATCGAGTCGGTCGTGAAGGACCTCCTCGCGAAGGGTGTGAAGCTCTAA
- the rpmG gene encoding 50S ribosomal protein L33, with translation MAKKAQDVRPIIKLRSTAGTGYTYVTRKNRRNNPDRIVLKKYDPIVRKHVEFREER, from the coding sequence ATGGCGAAGAAGGCTCAGGACGTCCGTCCGATCATCAAGCTACGTTCGACCGCGGGCACGGGTTACACCTACGTCACGCGCAAGAACCGCCGCAACAACCCCGACCGCATCGTGCTCAAGAAGTACGACCCCATCGTGCGCAAGCACGTCGAATTCCGAGAGGAGCGCTGA
- the rpsN gene encoding 30S ribosomal protein S14 → MAKKSKIARNEQRKVVVERYAAKRAELKKQLIDPNSTDEQREAARIGLQKLPRNASPVRLRSRDVIDGRPRGVLTKFGISRVRFRDMAHRGELPGVTKSSW, encoded by the coding sequence ATGGCGAAGAAGAGCAAGATCGCTCGCAACGAGCAGCGCAAGGTCGTCGTCGAGCGCTACGCGGCCAAGCGTGCCGAGCTGAAGAAGCAGCTCATCGACCCGAACTCGACCGACGAGCAGCGCGAGGCCGCTCGCATCGGCCTGCAGAAGCTGCCCCGCAACGCGTCGCCGGTGCGCCTGCGCAGCCGTGACGTCATCGACGGCCGCCCCCGCGGTGTCCTGACCAAGTTCGGCATCTCGCGTGTCCGCTTCCGCGACATGGCGCACCGTGGCGAGCTGCCCGGCGTCACCAAGTCGAGCTGGTAA